In the genome of Chlamydia trachomatis A/HAR-13, one region contains:
- the recB gene encoding exodeoxyribonuclease V subunit beta encodes MSSFDIFSPTASVSGKFFLEASAGTGKTFTIEQVVLRSLLEGSIEQTKNILVVTFTNAATNELKLRIQASLKQALSLFSQALSHPGTPLPPYISSSETKVKQLYMKIRNSLATLDEMNIFTIHGFCRFTLEQHFPWIQPIQPSSIFSEPQTIQQHILDYLRKNLWDTVLSPKQYAFLSYHHRATTQQTRHLIERLLQDYTSTPNLALSPLSITLQKLKAWVSRYQHLAPLSLEEMQAFSLRFKQSDLSIERELPAFVQQFETNPYSLDMLFFPGMVQKFQEENRNKKKLSAPASPLDPFFQDWIQLAHPFCQKEPIFHTLLKSVQQHLKTHCAQSYSHDESIATLESLLAHNDTVVSQLRKQFQLVLIDEFQDTDKRQWQIFSKLFASPDYSGSLFLIGDPKQSIYEWRNADLPTYLQAKHSFPKEAQLILDTNYRSTPELMQALNHLFSLPTPFLETPQNILYHPLHSKGSAEISYSEFSPIHFFSSEDIQEETLWISKTASYLRSAYSIPFGNMAVLVQDYPQALKLITHSTIPMAYCKEKRIFDRTESPYLLILLLEALLYPENQQKIQAILMSRLFQLSSTEIHQHLKTFSSLFFTLNRHLYHYSLLATFYKLLGENVLSQTIGETLLQTPLGDIIFQELEALCLYLDKTTENPHHKLLHLINILITGKYDEELSFSSQSNDENMIKITTVHSSKGLEYDVVFCSCLNKAKEKTPSVHMREMYVACTRAKKFLFIPFSPIEKRSLSTKKLSALANYANVTKHHSVPHLVETLTSSSPELFSSSFQPPESSLTPDRERLPQQTYFSLPHLPSRTIHSFSSTVENLHFSEPIQELSPSLLFPGGSLTGTLIHKLLESLAGNFAACFEEIFNKAQTLLKNTPLEGYESIIAEKICTVFSTTLPFSSGSFALRNVHPHNIRAEETFLLQEEGELWQGIVDLFFEHKDRFFIIDWKTSFLGDETSCYSPDQLHLYIQRQGLDRQERLYRKAAKRFLHQFNSLLQVEMAFVFIRGLDDKGNGFLQPGR; translated from the coding sequence ATGAGCTCTTTTGATATTTTTTCACCAACAGCTTCTGTTTCTGGGAAATTTTTCTTAGAAGCTTCTGCAGGAACTGGGAAAACATTCACTATAGAACAAGTGGTTCTTCGCTCGTTATTAGAAGGATCGATCGAACAGACAAAGAACATTCTGGTAGTTACATTCACCAACGCAGCTACCAATGAATTAAAACTGCGTATTCAAGCAAGCCTCAAACAAGCATTGAGTCTTTTCTCCCAAGCACTCTCTCATCCCGGGACTCCCTTACCTCCATATATCTCTTCCTCAGAAACAAAAGTAAAACAGCTTTACATGAAGATCCGTAATAGCCTGGCCACTTTAGATGAAATGAACATCTTTACTATTCATGGATTTTGTCGTTTTACACTGGAGCAACACTTCCCTTGGATACAGCCTATTCAGCCGTCTTCTATTTTCTCAGAGCCTCAAACCATACAACAGCATATCCTAGACTACTTACGTAAAAATCTTTGGGACACGGTTCTCTCTCCCAAACAATACGCCTTCTTATCTTATCATCACCGCGCTACTACCCAACAAACACGCCACCTAATAGAGAGACTACTTCAAGATTACACTTCCACACCAAATTTAGCGCTCTCGCCTCTATCGATAACCCTGCAAAAACTAAAAGCTTGGGTCTCCCGCTACCAACACTTAGCTCCTCTCTCTCTCGAGGAAATGCAAGCTTTCTCTCTTCGTTTTAAACAAAGCGATCTCTCTATCGAGCGGGAACTCCCCGCTTTTGTGCAACAATTCGAAACCAATCCTTATTCTTTGGATATGCTGTTTTTCCCAGGAATGGTACAGAAGTTTCAGGAGGAAAACCGCAATAAGAAAAAATTAAGTGCTCCAGCTTCTCCTTTAGATCCTTTTTTCCAAGATTGGATACAGTTAGCTCATCCTTTTTGCCAAAAAGAACCTATTTTCCATACGCTACTTAAAAGCGTGCAACAACATCTGAAAACTCACTGCGCACAATCCTATTCCCATGATGAAAGCATAGCCACTTTAGAATCTCTTCTAGCTCACAACGATACTGTCGTCTCACAACTACGTAAACAATTTCAGCTAGTCTTGATCGATGAATTCCAAGACACTGACAAACGTCAGTGGCAGATCTTTTCTAAACTCTTTGCTTCTCCAGACTATTCAGGATCCCTTTTTCTTATCGGAGACCCTAAACAGTCTATTTATGAATGGAGAAATGCAGACCTCCCCACATACTTGCAAGCAAAACACTCCTTCCCAAAAGAAGCTCAGCTTATTTTAGATACAAATTACCGATCCACCCCAGAGCTTATGCAAGCTCTCAACCATTTGTTTTCTCTTCCCACACCGTTTCTAGAGACTCCACAAAACATTCTGTATCACCCTTTACATTCTAAAGGGAGCGCGGAGATCTCCTACTCAGAGTTCAGTCCTATTCATTTCTTCTCCTCAGAAGACATTCAAGAAGAAACGTTATGGATTTCTAAAACCGCTTCTTATCTTCGATCAGCGTATTCCATTCCATTTGGAAATATGGCTGTTCTAGTACAAGACTATCCACAGGCTCTGAAGCTAATCACTCACAGCACCATCCCCATGGCCTACTGCAAAGAAAAACGTATTTTTGATCGCACAGAATCCCCCTACCTTCTGATTCTACTATTGGAAGCCCTTCTGTACCCAGAGAATCAACAAAAGATTCAAGCCATTTTGATGAGCCGGCTATTTCAGCTTTCCTCTACGGAGATTCACCAGCATCTTAAAACGTTTTCTTCTTTGTTTTTCACTCTGAATCGACATCTCTACCACTATTCTCTATTAGCTACCTTCTATAAGCTGCTGGGAGAAAACGTTTTATCTCAAACCATAGGAGAAACATTATTGCAAACCCCTCTTGGAGATATCATTTTCCAAGAATTAGAAGCGCTATGCTTGTATCTTGATAAAACTACAGAGAATCCCCATCACAAACTCTTACATCTCATCAATATTCTGATTACAGGGAAGTATGATGAAGAGCTTTCTTTCTCGTCGCAATCTAATGACGAGAATATGATAAAGATTACGACCGTTCACTCTTCAAAAGGGCTCGAATACGATGTAGTATTTTGCTCTTGCCTTAACAAAGCAAAAGAGAAAACTCCTTCTGTTCATATGCGAGAAATGTATGTCGCATGCACAAGAGCCAAAAAATTCTTATTTATTCCGTTTTCTCCTATAGAGAAACGCTCACTAAGCACAAAAAAACTTTCTGCTCTTGCTAACTATGCTAATGTTACAAAACATCATAGCGTTCCTCATTTAGTAGAAACCTTGACTTCCTCATCTCCGGAACTATTTTCATCCAGCTTCCAACCTCCTGAAAGCTCTCTAACTCCGGATAGAGAACGTCTTCCTCAACAAACATACTTTTCTCTTCCACATCTCCCTTCTCGAACTATTCACTCTTTCTCTTCTACGGTAGAGAATCTTCACTTTTCGGAACCTATTCAAGAACTGTCACCCTCTCTTTTATTTCCTGGAGGCTCTCTAACAGGAACGTTGATTCATAAACTTTTAGAATCATTAGCAGGGAATTTTGCTGCTTGTTTTGAAGAAATTTTCAATAAAGCTCAGACATTATTGAAAAACACTCCTTTAGAAGGATACGAGTCTATTATTGCAGAAAAAATCTGTACGGTCTTTTCAACGACTCTTCCTTTTTCTTCCGGATCCTTTGCTCTCAGGAATGTACATCCTCATAACATACGTGCAGAGGAAACTTTCTTACTACAAGAAGAAGGAGAGCTATGGCAAGGAATCGTCGACTTGTTTTTTGAACATAAGGATCGATTTTTTATCATCGACTG